One part of the Herbiconiux aconitum genome encodes these proteins:
- a CDS encoding nucleotidyl transferase AbiEii/AbiGii toxin family protein: MSLTRDDLAAGLADLVAALAQSPEPVLLRLVGGAAISLVYDADRRSTVDIDGQLLPRAAVLDVATAVGARRGWGKDWINDAAAHFLPAGYGGREQEWVTVHDDGHVVIEVGSATMLLAMKLLAAQRRGMREFRDIAVLAAAAGVHSVDEAEEIFGEFYPGDAFTARTAAIVQDALDSGYQGRTTSFPVLG; this comes from the coding sequence GTGAGCCTGACCCGTGACGACCTTGCGGCGGGGCTCGCTGACCTGGTTGCGGCGCTCGCGCAGTCGCCCGAACCGGTTCTCCTGAGGTTGGTCGGCGGAGCCGCGATCAGCCTCGTCTACGACGCCGACCGCCGAAGCACTGTCGACATCGACGGTCAGCTCCTGCCGCGCGCGGCAGTGCTCGACGTGGCAACGGCTGTCGGCGCTCGTCGTGGGTGGGGCAAGGATTGGATCAACGATGCAGCCGCCCACTTCCTGCCCGCTGGTTACGGCGGGCGGGAACAAGAGTGGGTGACCGTGCACGACGACGGTCACGTCGTGATCGAAGTGGGATCGGCGACCATGCTGCTGGCGATGAAGCTCCTGGCCGCGCAACGCCGAGGAATGCGCGAGTTCCGTGACATCGCGGTCCTCGCTGCCGCGGCCGGCGTGCACTCCGTCGACGAGGCCGAGGAGATCTTCGGCGAGTTCTATCCAGGAGACGCCTTCACGGCTCGCACGGCCGCCATCGTTCAGGATGCCCTGGACTCCGGGTATCAGGGACGGACGACGAGCTTTCCCGTACTGGGATGA
- a CDS encoding helix-turn-helix domain-containing protein — MIEVMIAHAYRLRYDNGIAGGHMSTIEAIARARRRKRLSIAEVARRSGLQASNLSAIEGGSREPTARNLDRAARGAGLHLVVADLGGRHPVTEVADAVAASGEDEWGKARLLVQLANDLAVADPFAKLLLAAEAPRSLSPEWDAAMAGIVEWRLEQVALPSPEWVIHTIGDPRWKWSIWPGTVRAEADDVPEPLLRRGVWLAEHELESV; from the coding sequence ATGATCGAAGTGATGATTGCTCATGCGTATCGTTTACGATACGATAACGGCATAGCAGGAGGTCACATGAGCACCATCGAGGCGATTGCCCGCGCTCGACGCCGAAAGCGCCTCAGCATCGCGGAAGTCGCTCGGCGCAGCGGACTTCAGGCGAGCAATCTCTCGGCCATCGAGGGCGGGAGCCGCGAACCGACTGCGCGCAACCTCGATCGTGCCGCCCGCGGCGCCGGCCTCCACCTGGTGGTCGCAGATCTCGGGGGGCGACACCCTGTCACAGAAGTCGCCGACGCTGTGGCGGCGTCCGGCGAAGACGAGTGGGGCAAGGCCCGCCTGCTGGTCCAGCTCGCGAATGACCTCGCGGTCGCTGACCCGTTCGCGAAGCTGCTTCTGGCGGCCGAAGCGCCCCGGTCTCTCTCGCCGGAGTGGGATGCGGCGATGGCTGGCATCGTCGAATGGAGGCTCGAGCAGGTCGCCCTGCCCTCGCCCGAATGGGTGATCCACACCATCGGCGACCCACGGTGGAAGTGGTCGATCTGGCCGGGCACTGTGCGCGCCGAGGCAGACGACGTGCCTGAACCCCTGCTACGGCGTGGCGTGTGGCTCGCCGAACACGAGTTGGAATCCGTGTGA
- a CDS encoding NAD(P)/FAD-dependent oxidoreductase produces MTSSIAHSAAPTGVLVVGAGISGIACARALRDAGVTVRVVDRARRPGGRMSGRTLQGRVVDLGASYFTVPAGSGFSGVVERWVEKGLARPWTDTFAVIGTGPDARTTKGPMRYSAAHGLRSLVVDLADGLDVGLECDVAQVADDGTVDGVQYDTVVLAMPEPQAARMLAPASPLIARLDTAAWEPTIAVALGFAERAWPAELHGAFVEGSSVLTFVADDGDRRGDRAPVIVAHSTAAFAREHLDAPEGAVSAVPGELRALLGLEPSIQPAWNHAHRWTFARAASTHPEPFALHERIGVCGDAWGGRSSVATAWASGDALGRAIAGRR; encoded by the coding sequence GTGACCTCTTCGATCGCTCATTCCGCGGCTCCGACGGGAGTGCTCGTGGTGGGCGCCGGTATCTCGGGAATCGCCTGCGCCCGAGCGCTGCGCGACGCCGGCGTGACAGTGCGGGTCGTCGACCGCGCACGGCGGCCGGGTGGGCGGATGTCGGGGCGCACACTGCAAGGCCGGGTGGTCGACCTCGGTGCCTCGTACTTCACCGTTCCGGCCGGCTCGGGGTTTTCCGGCGTGGTGGAGCGCTGGGTGGAGAAGGGCCTGGCGCGGCCGTGGACAGACACCTTCGCCGTCATCGGCACGGGACCCGATGCGCGCACGACGAAGGGTCCGATGAGGTACTCGGCCGCACACGGACTCCGGTCCCTGGTCGTCGACCTCGCCGACGGCCTCGACGTCGGCCTCGAGTGCGACGTCGCCCAGGTCGCCGACGACGGCACGGTCGATGGAGTGCAGTACGACACCGTCGTGCTCGCCATGCCCGAACCGCAGGCCGCCCGGATGCTCGCGCCCGCGTCGCCTCTCATCGCTCGTCTCGACACCGCTGCCTGGGAACCGACGATCGCCGTGGCACTCGGTTTCGCCGAGCGCGCCTGGCCGGCCGAGCTGCACGGCGCGTTCGTCGAGGGCTCCTCGGTGCTGACGTTCGTCGCCGACGACGGCGACCGTCGCGGAGACCGCGCACCGGTGATCGTCGCGCACAGCACCGCGGCCTTCGCTCGCGAGCACCTCGACGCTCCGGAGGGCGCGGTCAGCGCGGTGCCCGGTGAACTGCGCGCCCTGCTCGGTCTCGAGCCGAGCATCCAGCCCGCCTGGAACCACGCCCACCGGTGGACGTTCGCGCGAGCCGCGTCGACGCATCCGGAGCCCTTCGCCCTGCACGAACGGATCGGGGTGTGCGGCGACGCCTGGGGCGGCCGCTCCTCGGTCGCGACCGCGTGGGCCTCGGGTGACGCACTCGGGCGGGCGATCGCGGGTCGCCGCTGA
- a CDS encoding GNAT family N-acetyltransferase: MARVRLVPATTLHLAAFLRDPHELSTQLGCAIPVGWPEFPEAIPHTLAVLESRPEEAGWWMHFFLDAESGVLVGSGGFAGPPVDGQVEIGYEIAPEHRRQGYATAAVLALIDRAISSGEVDRMLAHTLATDVRSPGVLRASGFTATGRRADPDDGELTVWQRSVGG; the protein is encoded by the coding sequence ATGGCCCGCGTGCGACTCGTCCCCGCAACGACACTTCACCTCGCGGCGTTCCTGCGGGATCCGCACGAACTGTCGACGCAGCTCGGGTGCGCCATCCCGGTCGGCTGGCCGGAATTCCCCGAGGCGATCCCCCACACGCTCGCGGTGCTGGAGAGTCGACCCGAAGAAGCCGGCTGGTGGATGCACTTCTTTCTCGACGCGGAGAGCGGCGTGCTGGTCGGCTCCGGAGGATTCGCCGGGCCGCCCGTCGACGGCCAGGTCGAGATCGGGTACGAGATCGCGCCCGAGCACCGGCGGCAAGGATATGCGACGGCGGCCGTGCTCGCGCTGATTGATCGCGCGATCTCCTCCGGCGAGGTCGACCGGATGCTCGCCCACACGCTGGCGACGGATGTGCGCTCTCCCGGCGTTCTGCGCGCGTCGGGTTTCACCGCGACCGGCCGGCGGGCCGATCCTGACGACGGCGAGCTGACCGTCTGGCAGCGGAGCGTGGGAGGGTGA
- a CDS encoding MmcQ/YjbR family DNA-binding protein yields MSDEDDVRRLALALPSTEERTAYGTPAFYVGKKMFARLHDQPGVLVCWRADLGEREALLQSDPSAFFTTPHYDGHPSVLVRLDRVPPERLGELLREAWECRAPKRITGR; encoded by the coding sequence ATGAGCGACGAAGACGACGTGCGCCGCCTCGCCTTGGCACTTCCCTCGACCGAGGAGCGCACGGCTTACGGAACCCCGGCGTTCTACGTCGGCAAGAAGATGTTCGCCCGGTTGCATGACCAGCCCGGGGTTCTGGTGTGCTGGCGTGCCGATCTCGGAGAGCGGGAGGCACTGCTGCAGAGCGATCCGTCGGCATTCTTCACGACCCCCCACTACGACGGCCATCCGAGCGTGCTGGTGCGGCTCGACCGGGTGCCGCCCGAGCGACTGGGCGAACTCCTGCGGGAGGCCTGGGAGTGCCGGGCGCCGAAGCGGATCACGGGGCGGTGA